One part of the Arthrobacter tumbae genome encodes these proteins:
- a CDS encoding sulfurtransferase has product MSVATDSNEKFDQYAHPERLVSTQWLAENLGTPGLVVVESDEDVLLYETGHIEGAVKVDWHTDLNDEVTRDYVDGEGFARLMSAKGISRDSTIVIYGDKSNWWAAYALWVFSLFGHEDVRLLDGGRDKWIAEGRTLTTDVPQPEATEYPVVERDDAPIRAYLTDVLGHFGNPLIDVRSADEYTGARTHMPAYPEEGALRGGHIPSAVSVPWARAAAEDGTFRTRDELDAIYRGEAGLSEGDDVVAYCRIGERSSHTWFVLQHLLGFENVRNYDGSWTEWGNVVRVPIVKGSEPGVAPVPAWQR; this is encoded by the coding sequence ATGAGTGTCGCAACAGATTCGAATGAGAAGTTTGACCAGTACGCCCACCCCGAGCGCCTGGTCTCAACCCAGTGGCTTGCGGAGAACCTCGGAACGCCGGGGCTCGTGGTTGTCGAATCGGATGAGGACGTGCTCCTTTATGAGACAGGCCACATTGAAGGGGCCGTGAAAGTCGACTGGCATACGGACCTGAATGATGAGGTTACCCGCGACTATGTCGATGGCGAAGGTTTTGCCCGCCTGATGTCTGCCAAGGGCATCTCCCGGGACAGCACGATCGTCATCTACGGTGACAAATCGAACTGGTGGGCCGCCTACGCATTGTGGGTCTTCAGTTTGTTCGGACACGAGGACGTGCGCCTGCTCGACGGCGGACGCGACAAGTGGATTGCGGAGGGTCGCACCCTCACCACGGACGTGCCGCAGCCCGAAGCAACTGAATATCCCGTGGTCGAGCGCGATGACGCTCCCATCCGGGCGTACCTGACGGATGTTCTGGGTCACTTCGGTAACCCGCTGATCGATGTCAGGTCCGCTGATGAGTACACCGGCGCACGCACCCACATGCCTGCATATCCGGAAGAAGGCGCTTTGCGCGGCGGGCATATTCCATCAGCGGTGTCCGTGCCGTGGGCACGTGCCGCTGCCGAGGACGGAACTTTCCGCACACGCGATGAACTCGACGCGATCTACCGCGGCGAGGCAGGGTTGAGCGAAGGGGACGACGTCGTTGCCTACTGCCGTATCGGTGAGCGTTCCAGCCATACCTGGTTTGTCCTTCAACACCTCCTCGGCTTCGAGAATGTGCGCAACTACGACGGGTCATGGACAGAGTGGGGCAACGTAGTACGTGTACCGATCGTTAAAGGCTCGGAACCCGGTGTGGCACCGGTTCCCGCCTGGCAGCGATAG
- a CDS encoding SufE family protein — protein METSALPQQLAEIVDDFQALSEPDRLQLLLEFSRGLPPLPERFTDHPELLEQVVECQSPLFLTLDIADDAEKSVSLFFSAPQEAPTTRGFAGVLQEGLGGLPAAQILAVPDDVPEQLGLTRAITPLRMRGMAAMLGRIKRKIRESGAA, from the coding sequence GTGGAGACAAGCGCATTACCCCAACAGCTCGCCGAGATCGTGGACGATTTCCAGGCACTGTCCGAACCGGACCGGCTCCAGTTGCTCCTTGAGTTCTCCCGGGGACTGCCTCCGCTGCCGGAACGATTCACTGACCATCCCGAGCTTCTGGAGCAGGTAGTGGAATGTCAGAGCCCGCTCTTTTTGACACTCGACATTGCCGACGACGCGGAGAAGTCAGTGTCCCTGTTCTTCTCTGCGCCTCAGGAAGCGCCCACTACCCGTGGTTTCGCCGGCGTGCTGCAGGAAGGCCTGGGCGGTCTGCCTGCAGCACAGATCCTCGCTGTCCCTGATGACGTCCCTGAACAGCTTGGCCTCACGCGTGCCATCACGCCGTTGCGTATGCGCGGCATGGCAGCGATGCTGGGGCGGATCAAGCGCAAGATCCGGGAATCAGGGGCGGCTTAG
- a CDS encoding alpha/beta hydrolase family protein has product MPLSSPPAVADRQPWLRWAVLGLGSGVAVSSVIAGATSALAAHFAKEVVTPRKRDENLEILAVVQTGEGMEVILPANEDTTVDGTYSLYFDGGRGHARIGAIRSFVPREGTVQREVEAVYSGDIRSAVRGWWSGAVYPTPSTLGFADEHVDVPVAGGSAPAWLVRAENPAATWAIMVHGRGVQRSEGLRAVRTARELGMTSLLVSYRNDGEAPFAADGRYGLGMTEWQDIESAMDYAFAHGAHDVVLFGWSMGGAICLQAADVSGYRSRIRALVLDGPVIDWMNVLTHQAELNRIPAPAGRLGQWLISNSFGRFVTGLSTPVDLKSMDWVSRADQVTLPVLILHSEDDEFVPVGPSAELAARNPGFVTFERFYRARHTKEWNVDPGRWHSVTADWLRREVFGRVEPKRALSRP; this is encoded by the coding sequence ATGCCTCTCAGCTCCCCTCCGGCCGTAGCAGACCGTCAGCCATGGCTTCGTTGGGCAGTGCTCGGACTTGGTTCCGGCGTCGCCGTCAGTTCTGTCATTGCGGGCGCCACCTCCGCACTGGCGGCACACTTCGCGAAAGAGGTGGTTACTCCGCGGAAACGGGACGAGAACCTCGAGATTCTCGCCGTGGTTCAGACGGGTGAAGGCATGGAGGTGATTCTTCCGGCGAACGAGGACACCACTGTTGACGGCACCTACAGCCTCTACTTCGACGGCGGCCGCGGGCACGCCCGGATAGGAGCGATCCGCTCGTTCGTGCCACGGGAGGGAACCGTCCAGCGCGAGGTCGAGGCGGTCTACTCAGGCGACATCAGATCGGCCGTCCGCGGCTGGTGGAGCGGTGCCGTCTACCCCACGCCCTCTACCCTTGGCTTCGCCGATGAACATGTGGATGTACCGGTCGCCGGGGGTTCTGCGCCCGCCTGGCTGGTGCGTGCAGAGAATCCCGCCGCTACGTGGGCAATCATGGTGCACGGCAGGGGGGTGCAGCGCTCCGAAGGTCTCCGCGCAGTGCGGACAGCTCGCGAACTCGGCATGACCAGTCTGCTGGTCTCGTACCGCAACGACGGCGAGGCCCCCTTCGCTGCGGACGGCAGGTACGGGCTGGGAATGACCGAATGGCAGGACATCGAGTCCGCGATGGATTATGCGTTCGCCCACGGAGCACACGACGTGGTGTTGTTCGGCTGGTCCATGGGAGGCGCCATCTGCCTGCAGGCGGCGGATGTCTCCGGGTACCGCTCGCGCATTCGGGCGCTGGTGCTTGACGGTCCGGTGATCGACTGGATGAATGTCCTCACCCATCAGGCAGAGCTGAATCGCATCCCCGCACCGGCCGGCAGGCTCGGTCAGTGGCTCATCTCGAACAGCTTCGGAAGGTTTGTAACCGGATTGTCCACGCCTGTGGATCTGAAAAGCATGGACTGGGTCTCGCGGGCGGACCAGGTGACCCTCCCCGTCCTGATCCTGCACAGCGAGGATGACGAGTTTGTTCCGGTAGGACCCTCCGCTGAGCTGGCCGCACGCAATCCCGGCTTCGTCACCTTCGAACGGTTCTACCGTGCACGCCATACCAAGGAGTGGAACGTCGACCCCGGGCGTTGGCACTCCGTGACAGCTGACTGGCTCCGGCGCGAGGTGTTTGGCCGCGTGGAACCGAAGCGGGCGCTAAGCCGCCCCTGA
- the msrB gene encoding peptide-methionine (R)-S-oxide reductase MsrB produces the protein MSTSESLPHVDNFPIEKTDEEWRRELTPEEFYVLRQAGTERPFTGEYHDTHAPGVYQCRACGHELFTSNEKFDSHCGWPSFWAPLAEERVRYIKDRALGMERIEVRCGRCDSHLGHVFEGEGYGTPTDQRYCINSVSMRLVPKD, from the coding sequence ATGAGCACATCAGAATCGCTACCCCATGTTGACAACTTCCCGATCGAAAAAACTGATGAGGAATGGCGCCGGGAACTGACGCCTGAAGAGTTCTACGTGCTTCGACAGGCGGGCACCGAACGTCCCTTCACCGGCGAGTACCACGACACCCACGCACCGGGCGTCTACCAGTGCAGGGCGTGCGGCCATGAACTGTTCACCAGCAACGAGAAGTTTGATTCCCACTGCGGTTGGCCGTCCTTCTGGGCACCGCTGGCGGAAGAGAGGGTCCGGTACATCAAGGACCGTGCCTTAGGTATGGAACGGATCGAGGTTCGCTGCGGACGCTGCGACTCCCATCTCGGGCACGTTTTTGAGGGCGAGGGCTATGGCACTCCCACCGATCAGCGGTATTGCATAAATTCCGTATCGATGCGGCTGGTTCCCAAGGACTGA
- a CDS encoding DUF6421 family protein yields the protein MTQTLDSDVRLPARESPEHLDSWAALKSAADSLQHLQAKDGSIPDPADVAAAGTYVDAIVQSIKELAPFFPHDAAYHEALMEDFGRWKATGMGIPDFLDSLVEFQPQLERVDGRKHLVVFPMYTQNGSSNRFVEAVLIEVVWPDFIAELEAGDYSNKLFVPIRFLDFTPGYDTNSAVLFPETVAVRQTPQFTWGAIFADREAARFRRVVTAAAEITRLHLPEEARQLVEDQQLAEETFVMWDLIHDRTHMRGDLPFDPFMIKQRMPYFLYSLEELRCDLTAFRESVRLAADDDASDEARRHARLVQYAVIFDRIFRFAITGSRVRNYDGLGGQLLFAWLHQNHVLHWTDTTLTIDWEEVPGVVIALGEKIQQLYWRSIDRPKIAHWLAAYELVSDTVTPHPASVWAKGADALPLDGPPRGLTDAVLDDEFPLSMFFEALDKKMKDVIASTAGITGASA from the coding sequence ATGACCCAGACCCTCGACTCCGATGTACGTCTCCCCGCTCGTGAAAGCCCGGAACACCTTGATAGCTGGGCGGCGCTCAAAAGCGCGGCCGACTCGCTGCAGCACCTGCAGGCCAAGGACGGATCAATTCCCGATCCGGCGGACGTGGCAGCAGCCGGAACATACGTCGATGCAATCGTGCAATCCATCAAGGAACTCGCTCCCTTCTTCCCGCATGATGCCGCCTACCACGAGGCTCTGATGGAAGACTTCGGCCGGTGGAAAGCTACAGGAATGGGAATACCCGATTTCCTCGATTCCCTGGTTGAGTTCCAACCCCAGCTGGAGCGGGTGGACGGCCGAAAGCATCTCGTGGTCTTCCCGATGTACACGCAGAACGGCAGCTCCAACCGCTTCGTTGAAGCAGTGCTGATCGAAGTTGTGTGGCCGGACTTCATTGCTGAGCTCGAGGCCGGGGACTACTCGAACAAGCTGTTCGTTCCGATCCGGTTCCTCGACTTCACGCCGGGCTACGACACAAACTCCGCGGTCCTGTTCCCGGAGACCGTTGCGGTACGGCAGACGCCGCAGTTCACCTGGGGCGCCATCTTCGCGGACCGGGAAGCGGCACGCTTCCGTCGCGTCGTCACCGCAGCAGCGGAGATCACGCGCCTTCACCTGCCGGAAGAAGCCCGGCAGCTCGTTGAGGATCAGCAGCTGGCGGAGGAGACCTTCGTCATGTGGGACCTCATTCATGACCGCACCCACATGCGCGGCGATCTCCCCTTCGACCCCTTCATGATCAAGCAGCGCATGCCGTACTTCCTGTATTCACTCGAGGAGCTGCGATGTGATCTCACCGCGTTCCGTGAATCGGTGAGGCTAGCAGCCGACGACGACGCCTCCGACGAGGCACGACGGCACGCACGCCTCGTGCAGTACGCGGTCATTTTCGACCGCATCTTCCGCTTCGCGATCACCGGCAGCCGGGTGCGGAACTACGATGGCCTGGGCGGACAATTGCTGTTCGCCTGGTTACACCAGAACCACGTTCTCCACTGGACCGACACCACACTGACGATCGACTGGGAGGAAGTCCCCGGCGTCGTTATTGCACTCGGTGAGAAGATCCAGCAACTTTACTGGCGGTCGATCGACCGGCCGAAGATCGCACACTGGCTCGCAGCCTACGAACTGGTCTCAGACACGGTGACGCCACACCCGGCGTCAGTGTGGGCCAAGGGAGCGGACGCGTTGCCGCTGGACGGTCCTCCACGCGGACTGACCGACGCCGTTCTCGATGATGAATTTCCGCTGTCGATGTTCTTCGAGGCGCTGGACAAGAAAATGAAGGACGTCATCGCGTCGACCGCAGGCATCACCGGGGCTTCTGCATGA
- a CDS encoding SDR family oxidoreductase, which produces MTDSSGLPGLNILVAGATSQAGVAAAEAFTSAGARVIAVGSDSARLELSLGHLQDVELRTCDLADFSAVLSLSNDLRVAGTNVDGLIHLVGGWRGGSGIAGQTDEDYDFLHHSVLTTLRNTSRAFAGDLARSQRGRLAIVSATAVDSPTASSASYAAVKAAAETWVRAVAQEFAAAQPDGQARAAASIVVVKALLDNKMRAESPERRFPGYTHVRDLAATLAGLFGQDAAAINGQRVYPAS; this is translated from the coding sequence ATGACGGACTCATCTGGCCTGCCGGGTCTGAACATTCTCGTTGCCGGAGCCACGAGTCAGGCGGGCGTAGCGGCGGCCGAGGCCTTCACCTCTGCCGGCGCCCGCGTCATAGCAGTGGGATCCGACTCCGCACGGCTGGAACTCTCGCTTGGCCATCTGCAGGATGTCGAGCTGCGAACCTGCGATCTCGCGGATTTCAGCGCTGTCCTTTCGCTGTCGAACGACCTGCGCGTGGCTGGTACGAACGTGGATGGGCTGATCCATCTGGTGGGAGGCTGGCGCGGCGGCTCGGGGATCGCCGGGCAAACCGACGAAGACTACGACTTCCTTCACCATTCGGTTCTCACCACCCTTCGCAACACCTCGAGGGCGTTCGCCGGCGACCTGGCGCGGTCGCAGCGCGGCAGGCTTGCGATCGTGTCGGCGACGGCGGTCGATTCACCTACCGCCTCCAGCGCTTCGTATGCCGCGGTCAAAGCGGCGGCAGAAACGTGGGTGCGCGCTGTAGCGCAGGAGTTCGCAGCGGCGCAGCCGGACGGACAAGCCCGTGCCGCTGCCTCCATCGTGGTGGTCAAGGCACTCCTCGATAACAAAATGCGTGCCGAGAGTCCCGAACGCCGGTTCCCTGGGTACACCCATGTTCGTGACCTCGCCGCGACACTGGCCGGCCTGTTCGGACAGGATGCGGCCGCAATCAACGGACAGCGGGTCTACCCCGCGTCCTGA
- a CDS encoding threonine aldolase family protein codes for MTDTISAPARLHDPQVRGFASDNYSGVHPEILTALAAANEGHQVAYGEDVYTRRLQELMQEHFGDGTIAYPVFNGTGANVLSLQSLLPRWGAVVCAKTAHINVDENGAPERIGGMKLLAVPTPDGKLTPELIDQEAWGWGDEHRAQPLAVSITQTTELGTLYNPDEIRAIADHVHARGMHLHMDGARIANAAAALGLPLRAFTRDAGVDVLSFGGTKNGLMFGECVVVLNPAAAAGLEYLRKMNMQLASKMRFVSAQLVALLEDGLWLRSASHANAMAARLTAAVSGIDGVQLTQPTAANAVFAILAPGAADRIREHFRFYDWDQSTGEVRWMCTFDTTAEDVDAFAEAIRRETGSS; via the coding sequence GTGACTGACACCATCTCCGCTCCCGCCCGTCTCCATGATCCCCAGGTACGCGGTTTCGCCTCGGACAACTATTCCGGCGTGCATCCCGAAATACTCACCGCGCTGGCAGCCGCCAATGAGGGCCACCAGGTTGCCTACGGGGAGGACGTCTACACCCGCAGGCTGCAGGAGCTGATGCAGGAGCACTTCGGGGATGGCACCATCGCCTACCCGGTGTTCAACGGAACCGGCGCCAACGTACTCAGTCTCCAATCACTCCTCCCCCGTTGGGGCGCAGTCGTCTGTGCCAAGACCGCGCACATCAACGTCGACGAGAATGGAGCCCCCGAGCGCATCGGCGGGATGAAGCTCCTTGCTGTTCCTACGCCGGACGGGAAGCTGACGCCCGAGCTGATTGATCAGGAAGCCTGGGGCTGGGGCGATGAGCACCGGGCACAGCCGCTCGCCGTGTCGATCACCCAGACCACCGAGCTGGGGACGCTCTACAATCCGGACGAGATCCGCGCCATCGCTGATCACGTTCACGCCCGGGGCATGCATCTGCATATGGACGGAGCACGAATCGCCAACGCGGCAGCCGCTCTCGGCCTGCCCCTGCGCGCCTTCACCCGCGACGCCGGCGTCGACGTTCTCTCGTTCGGGGGGACCAAGAACGGGCTCATGTTCGGCGAGTGCGTTGTCGTCCTGAACCCCGCTGCTGCCGCCGGCCTGGAATACCTCCGGAAGATGAACATGCAGCTTGCCTCGAAGATGCGGTTTGTGTCCGCTCAGCTCGTGGCACTGCTTGAAGACGGCCTGTGGCTGCGTTCTGCGAGCCATGCAAACGCCATGGCTGCACGGCTCACCGCGGCGGTGTCCGGGATCGACGGCGTACAGCTCACCCAGCCGACGGCGGCGAACGCCGTGTTCGCGATCCTCGCTCCCGGAGCGGCGGACCGGATCCGCGAACACTTCCGCTTCTACGACTGGGACCAGTCGACCGGAGAGGTGCGCTGGATGTGCACTTTCGACACGACCGCCGAAGACGTCGACGCCTTCGCGGAGGCCATCCGACGCGAGACCGGATCTTCCTGA
- a CDS encoding DUF3000 domain-containing protein, whose amino-acid sequence MGDLSQVPPEFLNALAGLRQARCRNELRLDEIPAPSRLAPYAVALGAEVLQGAQPGPLPVHGPARAAFRDDHGEELATGRFILLYDPDGSEVWDGTFRIVTYIRAQLEPDMGNDALLGSVAWTWLVEALQTHDAGYRSAGGTATRILSESYGSLADRVDTIDIELRASWTPDSDSVQKHLEAWADMVCTFAGLPPLPEGVAALPNRRRN is encoded by the coding sequence ATTGGTGACCTCTCGCAGGTTCCCCCTGAATTCCTGAACGCCCTGGCCGGACTGCGGCAGGCGAGATGCCGTAATGAGCTTCGTCTCGACGAGATTCCGGCTCCCTCCCGTCTTGCGCCCTATGCGGTGGCGCTCGGAGCCGAAGTGCTGCAGGGCGCCCAGCCGGGCCCCCTGCCCGTGCACGGACCTGCCCGGGCAGCTTTCCGGGACGATCACGGGGAAGAACTAGCCACCGGCCGCTTCATACTTCTGTATGACCCGGACGGCTCCGAGGTCTGGGACGGCACCTTTCGCATCGTTACCTATATCCGCGCCCAGCTCGAACCCGACATGGGCAACGACGCCCTCCTCGGATCCGTGGCATGGACATGGCTGGTGGAGGCACTCCAGACGCACGACGCCGGGTACCGGTCCGCAGGCGGCACGGCCACGCGCATTCTCTCGGAAAGCTACGGCTCTCTCGCCGACCGCGTAGACACCATCGACATCGAGCTGCGCGCGTCCTGGACACCGGATTCGGACAGTGTTCAGAAACACCTGGAAGCATGGGCAGACATGGTGTGCACGTTTGCCGGCCTGCCGCCCCTTCCAGAGGGCGTGGCAGCACTACCGAACCGGCGCCGGAACTAG
- a CDS encoding HRDC domain-containing protein, which yields MTVQSEPDSRTPSDGASDQGSVAVLPLLDEPRDGVPFVIDTPAGLERAARALASGTGPAAVDAERASGFRYGQRAFLVQIRREGAGTWLIDPEPFPDLHIINEALSGVEWILHAATQDLPCLSERGMWPDKLFDTELAARLAGLPRVGLAAVIEHLLGFTLAKEHSAADWSQRPLPEPWLRYAALDVEVLVELRDRLIELLSEDGKLRFAEEEFEYIRSSPPAPPKTDPWRRTSGVHQIRDRRQLAAVRELWVEREMLAQKRDVAPGRLIPDAAIVAAAKAMPQTVPQLLAVNGFHGRAAQREAPRWLRCLSVARTSRDLPELQLPTNAPPPPRVWPERDPAAASRLQTAKPRIAAVAEKLAMPVENLLTPDFLRRVAWRPPEPLDLDAVAAALADLGARRWQIEHVAAVLTVAFLDPDPLQPKQPRAPKQ from the coding sequence ATGACCGTGCAATCCGAGCCTGACAGCCGCACCCCAAGCGACGGCGCATCCGACCAGGGCTCCGTCGCAGTCCTTCCGCTTCTTGACGAGCCGCGAGACGGCGTCCCCTTCGTTATCGACACGCCTGCAGGGTTGGAACGCGCCGCCCGTGCGCTTGCTTCCGGCACCGGACCCGCGGCGGTGGATGCAGAGCGTGCCTCGGGCTTCCGGTACGGGCAGCGGGCTTTCCTCGTGCAGATTCGCCGCGAAGGCGCGGGAACCTGGCTGATCGATCCGGAGCCGTTTCCTGATCTGCACATCATCAACGAGGCCCTTTCTGGAGTGGAGTGGATCCTGCACGCGGCAACACAGGACCTTCCCTGCCTGTCGGAGCGGGGAATGTGGCCGGACAAACTTTTCGACACCGAACTCGCAGCCCGGCTCGCCGGACTTCCGCGGGTCGGGCTGGCCGCCGTCATCGAACACCTGCTCGGCTTCACGCTGGCCAAGGAACATTCGGCGGCAGACTGGTCCCAGCGTCCACTGCCTGAACCATGGCTCCGCTATGCCGCCCTTGACGTCGAAGTCCTGGTTGAGCTGCGCGACCGCCTCATTGAGCTGCTCAGCGAGGACGGCAAACTCCGCTTCGCCGAGGAAGAGTTCGAGTACATTCGCTCCAGCCCGCCGGCACCCCCGAAAACCGATCCGTGGCGGCGGACGTCCGGGGTCCACCAGATTCGTGACCGACGGCAGCTGGCTGCTGTCCGCGAACTGTGGGTTGAAAGGGAAATGCTGGCCCAAAAACGCGACGTCGCGCCCGGCCGCCTGATTCCCGACGCTGCAATCGTGGCAGCCGCAAAAGCAATGCCTCAAACGGTCCCCCAGCTGCTGGCCGTCAACGGTTTCCATGGTCGGGCGGCGCAACGCGAGGCCCCACGGTGGCTTCGGTGTCTTTCGGTGGCACGGACCAGCCGCGACCTTCCCGAGCTCCAGCTACCCACGAACGCTCCTCCGCCCCCTCGCGTCTGGCCTGAAAGAGACCCGGCGGCGGCCTCGCGACTCCAAACAGCCAAACCCCGGATCGCCGCTGTGGCGGAGAAGCTTGCTATGCCGGTGGAGAACCTGCTCACTCCCGACTTCCTGCGCCGGGTGGCGTGGCGTCCGCCCGAGCCGCTCGACCTTGACGCGGTTGCCGCCGCCCTCGCTGATCTCGGGGCACGCCGCTGGCAGATTGAGCATGTTGCGGCAGTGCTCACCGTAGCGTTCCTTGATCCCGATCCGCTCCAACCGAAGCAGCCACGGGCGCCGAAGCAGTAA
- a CDS encoding thiolase family protein, whose protein sequence is MPTPATAARQHIRDVVFVDGVRTPFGKAGDKGIHAGTRADDLIVKCIRELMRRNPSLPPERIDDVAIAATTQAGDQGLTIGRTAALLAGLPRTVPGFAIDRMCAGAMTAVTTTASGIAFGAYDVVVAGGVEHMGNHPMGSGTDPNPRFLSERLVDPAALNMGNTAENLHDRFPAITKERADSYAVASQAKLAAAYGRNQIQPDLVPVAGRKPEAGWTLNQQDEPPRPGTTLEDLAALRTPFRPHGRVTAGNAAGLNDGATVALLASADVAQELGLPAKMRLVAYSFAGVEPEVMGIGPVPATEKALRQAGLTIDDIGLFEINEAFAVQVLSFLDHFGIADDDPRVNRYGGAIAVGHPLASSGVRLMTQLARQFEEDPQVRYGITTMCVGLGMGGTVIWENPHHADYSAHTTEEAA, encoded by the coding sequence GTGCCCACACCAGCCACAGCAGCACGGCAACACATCAGGGACGTCGTCTTCGTCGACGGCGTCCGGACACCCTTCGGCAAGGCCGGAGACAAAGGGATTCACGCCGGTACACGGGCCGATGACCTGATCGTCAAGTGCATCCGCGAACTGATGCGCCGCAATCCTTCCCTTCCGCCGGAGCGGATCGACGACGTAGCCATCGCCGCGACCACGCAGGCGGGGGATCAGGGGCTCACCATCGGGCGAACCGCCGCCCTACTGGCAGGCCTGCCGCGAACGGTCCCGGGCTTCGCCATCGACCGGATGTGCGCAGGTGCCATGACCGCAGTGACAACCACCGCGTCGGGCATTGCGTTCGGTGCCTATGACGTTGTTGTCGCCGGCGGCGTGGAACACATGGGCAATCACCCCATGGGCTCGGGCACCGATCCCAATCCCCGTTTCCTTTCGGAGCGTCTCGTGGATCCCGCCGCGCTGAATATGGGCAACACAGCCGAGAACCTTCATGACCGCTTTCCCGCCATCACCAAGGAACGCGCGGATTCCTATGCCGTCGCGAGCCAGGCGAAGCTTGCTGCAGCGTACGGGCGGAATCAGATCCAGCCGGATCTCGTCCCCGTCGCCGGAAGGAAGCCGGAAGCAGGCTGGACGCTCAACCAGCAGGACGAGCCACCGCGGCCGGGCACCACACTCGAGGACCTCGCGGCGCTTCGCACGCCCTTCCGGCCGCACGGGCGGGTAACGGCCGGGAACGCGGCCGGCCTCAATGACGGCGCTACGGTCGCACTGCTTGCTTCCGCTGACGTCGCACAGGAACTGGGACTTCCTGCCAAGATGCGCCTCGTCGCCTACTCGTTCGCCGGGGTGGAGCCGGAGGTCATGGGCATCGGCCCCGTGCCGGCTACCGAAAAAGCCCTGCGCCAAGCCGGCCTCACCATCGACGACATCGGCCTTTTCGAGATCAACGAAGCATTCGCGGTTCAGGTGCTGTCTTTCCTCGACCACTTCGGCATTGCCGATGATGATCCGCGCGTCAACCGCTATGGCGGAGCCATTGCCGTAGGTCACCCCCTGGCCTCGTCCGGAGTGCGCCTCATGACGCAGTTGGCCCGGCAGTTCGAGGAAGACCCGCAGGTCCGGTACGGCATCACCACCATGTGCGTGGGCCTGGGCATGGGTGGAACCGTCATCTGGGAAAACCCGCACCACGCAGACTATTCAGCACACACCACGGAGGAGGCAGCATGA